From the genome of Desulfuromonadales bacterium:
CAGCATTCCTTGCCTCCTTGGGCCGGCCTCAGCGCCGGCCCTTTTTTTAGGTTCTTCCGGGAATTTCGGCGTCAGGGGCCGCAACCCCTGGGATTGGATTTTGTCTGGATATCGGCAAACCGGCGGGTCTCGCCCCGCCAGGCGAGGTACCTTTCTTGCTCGGCCAAGAAAGTTACCCCAAAGAAGGCCACCCGGCCCCTTGCCCGCCTGCGGCGGGTCCCATGCGCGGCGCAGACATTTTGGGGGCGGGCAAAAACTCGCTTCGCTCAAACATTTGCCCGCCTCTTTCCCCAAATGTCCACTCCGCTCCGGCTGTGTCACACGGGAAGCAACTTCAACATGTGACGGCGCAAGAGAAGAAGATGATGGGCGGGCTCTGCTTCATGGTCAACGACAAGATGTGCGCCGGAGTCGTCGGGGAGACGCTGATGGCGCGCATCGATCCGGCGCTCTACGAGCAGGCTTTAGCCCGCCCGGGGGCGCGGGAGATGGATTTCACCGGCCGGCCGATGAAGGGGTTCATTTTCGTCGAGCCGGAAGGGATCGATGAGGACGCTGATCTGCTGTATTGGCTGCAGCTCTGCCACGACTACAACCCGCGGGCCAAGGCCAGCCGCAAACGGAAATCGGTTTAGATGGGAAAGCCCGCTTTTGGTGGGTTTTTTGTTGGGGAGGCAAGGCGGGGGGAACAGTTATTCGCGCACCTTGTAGACCGGATGGGCTTCGGTGTCGGCGCGATGGGCAGCGAGGTCGCCGGCTATTTTTTTGAGCAGATAAGTGGTTTGTTTGTGCTTTTGGTTCGACTCTTCGCGGAACTCGTGCAACTCGGACCGCAGAGCGTCGTGCCCCTCAATTACGAGTTCGAACTTTCCGCGGATGTCTTCAAACAGTATTTCCAGGTGGTCCTTTTTCATGTTCCCCTCCTCTCTGATGGAATGCTTGCGGATGCATAGGCGAGATGGCCCCGGAGGTCAATG
Proteins encoded in this window:
- a CDS encoding TfoX/Sxy family protein; translated protein: MRGADILGAGKNSLRSNICPPLSPNVHSAPAVSHGKQLQHVTAQEKKMMGGLCFMVNDKMCAGVVGETLMARIDPALYEQALARPGAREMDFTGRPMKGFIFVEPEGIDEDADLLYWLQLCHDYNPRAKASRKRKSV